In Anaerolineae bacterium, the following are encoded in one genomic region:
- a CDS encoding STAS domain-containing protein: protein MDRIPILKMGDLLLVTIQFELHDRLVMTLQDDLMRLIAETGAHGVLIDISALDLVDSFTARVIANSAEMARIMDAETVLVGMQPAVAITLVELGLSFHGVHTALNAEKGEQLLRKIRGSLAGESSDDSARE from the coding sequence ATGGATCGCATCCCAATTCTGAAGATGGGAGACTTACTTCTTGTCACGATTCAGTTTGAATTGCATGATCGTCTGGTAATGACCCTTCAGGATGATCTCATGCGTCTTATCGCGGAGACTGGCGCTCACGGGGTGTTGATCGACATTTCGGCGCTAGACTTGGTGGATTCCTTCACGGCTCGTGTGATCGCCAATAGTGCGGAAATGGCACGGATAATGGATGCGGAGACGGTGCTGGTTGGAATGCAACCCGCCGTGGCCATCACGTTGGTGGAGCTGGGGCTGTCGTTCCATGGAGTCCATACTGCGCTAAATGCTGAAAAAGGGGAACAACTTCTCAGAAAGATAAGAGGATCTCTAGCAGGAGAATCTTCTGATGACTCCGCTAGAGAATAA
- a CDS encoding STAS domain-containing protein, with protein MSAAKGTRLAGILRNHEADLLEDWLKEQRAAGILRPELLSDAELRAQSREFLDAIQQAVQGGNITDITAPAWKNVRDLLGRISSSRASLGFSPSETATFILSLKQPLFSLMSLEMAGENLQNLLDEIRTVTALLDKLGLYTTEIFIESREQIIAHQHEDLIELSTPVIQVWKGILAVPLVGTLDSARTQIVMESLLQEIVNTSSDIAIIDITGVPTVDTLVAQHLLKTVAAARLMGADCIISGVRPQIAQTIVQLGAEFTGIRTKATLAGALALALKELGLTIQ; from the coding sequence ATGAGTGCAGCTAAAGGAACTCGACTTGCTGGAATACTTAGAAATCATGAAGCCGATCTTTTGGAAGATTGGCTAAAGGAACAACGTGCCGCCGGGATACTTCGCCCGGAGCTGCTCAGTGACGCCGAATTGCGCGCCCAGTCACGCGAATTTCTGGATGCCATACAACAGGCGGTCCAGGGAGGGAATATCACTGACATTACCGCACCTGCATGGAAAAACGTCCGCGACCTGTTGGGTAGGATTTCGAGCAGCAGGGCCTCGTTGGGCTTTTCGCCTTCTGAAACCGCCACCTTTATCCTGTCGTTGAAACAACCGTTGTTCTCACTCATGAGCCTGGAAATGGCCGGAGAGAATTTGCAGAACTTGCTGGACGAAATCCGGACAGTTACTGCCCTGCTAGACAAACTGGGGTTGTACACAACTGAAATTTTCATCGAGAGTCGGGAACAGATTATCGCTCACCAGCACGAGGATCTGATCGAACTCTCTACCCCGGTTATTCAAGTCTGGAAGGGTATTCTGGCTGTTCCGCTGGTGGGGACGCTTGACAGCGCACGTACCCAGATAGTTATGGAAAGCCTTCTTCAGGAGATCGTCAATACCAGTTCTGATATCGCCATCATTGATATCACTGGGGTTCCGACGGTTGACACGCTGGTAGCCCAGCATTTGCTCAAAACGGTGGCAGCCGCGCGCCTGATGGGAGCCGATTGTATCATCAGTGGGGTTCGGCCTCAGATTGCCCAAACCATTGTCCAACTTGGAGCTGAGTTTACAGGGATACGCACCAAGGCCACCCTGGCTGGAGCCTTGGCTCTGGCCCTCAAGGAACTAGGTCTCACCATCCAATGA
- a CDS encoding helix-turn-helix transcriptional regulator — protein MTDAELVLLSLVAEGPRLDYDIQQLIETRRVRDWAAIGFSSVFYLLNKLEEEGLLTSRLEPVGRGPARRSYTLTDAGRGVLQTAIADRLSTPHDHGDGFLLGLANLHLLRPEQVRHALDTYESRLRTRIADLNRLRAEQAADPVERPLYVLALFDYGLHMALAELEWLTEFRQAWEAQTPPAPPKPPRFRTPIFRGTPTPPSSPTEELPRSSEGNGNNGAAEPDSGPTEPQTGR, from the coding sequence ATGACCGACGCTGAACTGGTCCTCCTGAGCCTGGTAGCGGAAGGCCCCCGGCTCGACTACGACATCCAGCAATTGATCGAAACTCGCCGTGTGCGCGACTGGGCAGCGATCGGCTTTTCTTCCGTGTTTTACCTGCTCAACAAGCTGGAGGAAGAGGGCCTGTTAACCAGCCGTCTGGAGCCAGTTGGGCGCGGTCCGGCCCGTCGCAGCTACACGCTGACCGATGCCGGGCGCGGTGTGCTGCAAACCGCTATCGCGGATCGCCTGAGCACACCCCACGATCACGGCGATGGTTTCCTGCTGGGGCTGGCTAACCTGCACCTCCTGCGACCGGAGCAGGTGCGTCACGCGCTGGACACCTACGAGTCCCGCCTGCGGACGCGTATTGCTGACCTCAACCGTCTGCGGGCGGAGCAGGCCGCCGACCCGGTGGAACGCCCGCTTTATGTCCTGGCGCTGTTCGACTACGGCCTGCACATGGCCCTGGCCGAACTGGAATGGCTGACCGAATTCCGTCAGGCCTGGGAGGCGCAGACTCCGCCCGCGCCGCCAAAACCGCCGCGCTTTCGCACACCGATCTTCCGTGGTACACCTACCCCTCCTTCCTCGCCAACGGAAGAGTTGCCCCGCTCCTCAGAAGGAAACGGAAACAACGGCGCGGCGGAACCAGACTCCGGCCCGACGGAGCCGCAGACCGGACGGTAG
- a CDS encoding redoxin domain-containing protein: MPRVAIDTPAPDFTLTDYRGQTVTLSTFRGRKHVFLVFNRGFT; the protein is encoded by the coding sequence ATGCCTCGAGTGGCGATCGACACCCCCGCCCCGGATTTCACGCTGACAGACTACCGGGGCCAGACTGTCACGCTGTCCACATTCCGCGGGCGCAAGCATGTCTTCCTGGTCTTCAACCGTGGCTTTACATGA
- a CDS encoding redoxin domain-containing protein, whose protein sequence is MAQLRQDYDQFVARDAEIFVIGPEDRDAFARYFADNQLPFIGLPDPDHRVLKLYGQEVNLFKLGRMPAQVLVDRQGIARYVHYGHGMQDIPSNAELLALLAELAEKV, encoded by the coding sequence ATGGCGCAGTTGCGCCAAGACTATGACCAGTTTGTGGCCCGCGACGCTGAGATCTTCGTGATCGGGCCAGAAGACCGCGACGCCTTCGCCCGCTACTTTGCCGATAACCAGTTGCCGTTTATCGGCCTGCCCGATCCCGATCACCGGGTACTCAAGCTGTACGGCCAGGAGGTCAACCTGTTCAAGCTGGGCCGCATGCCCGCCCAGGTGCTGGTAGACCGCCAGGGTATCGCCCGCTATGTCCACTACGGGCACGGCATGCAGGACATCCCTTCCAATGCCGAGTTGCTGGCCCTGCTTGCCGAACTGGCGGAAAAGGTGTAA
- a CDS encoding nitroreductase family deazaflavin-dependent oxidoreductase, with product MQRRGSPTRATGLLAYPAAAWHRALFKAPLLLWRLGFGPWLGHALLVLTYTGRRSGLPRRAVIEYRELGERKYVICAFGQRADWLRSIQADPCVTIQTADGAEAALARRVTDDEELLAVYALLQQRIPFLLERYLRARGVPNTPEGVLQHRDRIDIVAFEPTDAPAPPPLAADLIWVWGMAAVIAGLRWLRRRRPA from the coding sequence GTGCAGAGGCGGGGATCACCGACGCGTGCAACCGGCTTGCTGGCGTATCCGGCAGCGGCCTGGCACCGGGCGCTGTTCAAGGCCCCGCTGCTGTTGTGGCGGCTGGGCTTTGGTCCGTGGCTGGGGCATGCCCTGCTGGTGCTCACCTACACCGGGCGACGCAGCGGTCTGCCGCGCCGGGCGGTGATCGAGTACCGCGAGCTGGGCGAGCGCAAGTACGTGATCTGCGCCTTTGGCCAGCGCGCCGACTGGCTCCGCAGCATCCAGGCTGATCCCTGTGTGACCATCCAGACTGCCGATGGCGCGGAGGCGGCGCTGGCCCGCCGTGTCACCGATGACGAGGAACTGCTGGCGGTGTACGCCCTGCTGCAGCAGCGCATCCCGTTCCTGCTGGAGCGGTATCTGCGCGCGCGGGGCGTTCCCAATACACCGGAAGGTGTGCTGCAACACCGCGACCGCATCGACATTGTGGCCTTCGAGCCGACCGATGCTCCGGCCCCGCCGCCGCTGGCTGCTGACCTGATCTGGGTATGGGGGATGGCGGCCGTCATTGCCGGGCTACGCTGGCTGCGTCGCCGCCGGCCTGCCTGA
- a CDS encoding HAD-IA family hydrolase, whose protein sequence is MRFSALIWDMDGTLFDTYPAIRAGVVAAFAEHGVTVDAQRVARLLAVTFNDCLETLAAEHSLDPAVIQATYARLRPEGVPPELCPPFPGVIDLCHRMIAAGGCNLIFTHRERASLDRFLTYHGMTALFADTLTVDEGGARKPDPGGFLTLLTRNGISPEQALAIGDRDLDIEAGQRAGIKTCYFASPEFPGGPLPPAVVPDYTISSYAELAAILFTA, encoded by the coding sequence ATGCGCTTTTCCGCCCTGATCTGGGATATGGACGGCACCCTGTTTGATACCTACCCCGCCATCCGGGCCGGGGTTGTGGCCGCCTTTGCCGAGCATGGTGTGACCGTTGATGCACAGCGCGTAGCCCGTCTGCTGGCTGTTACCTTCAATGATTGCCTGGAGACCCTGGCGGCAGAGCATAGCCTGGACCCGGCAGTCATCCAGGCGACATATGCCCGCCTGCGTCCGGAGGGCGTCCCGCCGGAGCTATGCCCGCCTTTCCCCGGCGTGATCGACCTGTGCCACCGGATGATCGCAGCGGGCGGATGCAATCTGATCTTCACCCACCGCGAACGCGCGTCGCTGGATCGCTTCCTGACATATCACGGGATGACCGCTCTGTTCGCCGACACGCTGACGGTCGACGAGGGCGGCGCGCGCAAACCCGATCCCGGCGGCTTTTTGACCCTGCTGACCCGCAACGGCATCTCGCCGGAGCAGGCGCTGGCCATCGGCGACCGCGACCTGGACATAGAGGCCGGGCAACGCGCCGGGATAAAGACGTGCTACTTCGCTTCGCCGGAATTCCCCGGCGGCCCGTTGCCGCCGGCGGTCGTGCCCGACTACACGATCAGCAGCTACGCTGAACTGGCAGCGATCCTGTTCACCGCCTGA
- a CDS encoding MBL fold metallo-hydrolase — MRVTSHGNYLLQLTRYTAFNCFLVREADGFTLVDTGLGGSAGAIIRAADQHGLPIRRILLTHAHVDHVGSLDALHALLPEAEVAISARDARFLTGDRSLDPDEPQVPLRGGYPLCTTRPTHLFSAGDVIGSLEVIASPGHTPGHVAFFDRRDGTLIAGDAFSTKAGISTGGTLRLLFPFPALATWHKPLAIRSAEALCALQPARLVVGHGPALENPVPAMERAIAEARRRVGSTDYASQRAY; from the coding sequence ATGCGCGTCACTTCTCACGGCAATTACCTGCTTCAGCTCACCCGCTACACGGCCTTCAATTGCTTCCTGGTGCGGGAAGCCGATGGCTTTACCCTGGTCGATACAGGCCTCGGCGGCTCCGCAGGGGCCATCATCCGGGCGGCGGATCAACATGGCCTGCCCATCCGGCGCATTCTGCTGACCCATGCCCACGTTGATCATGTGGGTTCGCTGGATGCCCTGCACGCTCTGCTGCCGGAGGCTGAAGTGGCGATCTCGGCACGCGATGCTCGCTTCCTGACTGGCGATCGCAGCCTGGACCCGGATGAGCCGCAGGTGCCCCTGCGCGGCGGCTATCCACTCTGCACCACCCGCCCGACCCACCTCTTCAGCGCCGGGGATGTTATCGGCTCCCTGGAAGTCATCGCCAGCCCCGGTCACACTCCCGGCCACGTGGCCTTCTTCGACCGTCGCGACGGGACGCTGATCGCCGGCGACGCCTTCAGCACCAAAGCGGGCATCTCCACTGGCGGCACATTGCGCCTGCTCTTCCCCTTCCCGGCCCTGGCGACCTGGCACAAGCCGCTGGCCATCCGCAGCGCCGAAGCCCTGTGCGCTCTACAACCCGCGCGGCTGGTAGTGGGGCACGGCCCTGCGCTGGAAAACCCTGTTCCCGCGATGGAGCGAGCCATTGCCGAGGCCAGGCGTCGCGTTGGGAGCACTGACTACGCCAGCCAACGCGCTTATTGA